In the Sphaerodactylus townsendi isolate TG3544 linkage group LG10, MPM_Stown_v2.3, whole genome shotgun sequence genome, one interval contains:
- the LOC125439614 gene encoding uncharacterized protein LOC125439614, producing MQTQGGDEQQKGKPAKHRLATCHSQLGKTVHTPRPFRVILQSKFITIATRFKYALQNPLHSASVGLEVEHRQSMSYPASRILMAVKPGISDGGAGLGWRQTLGIALLLGGTHAPPQKNPDPRSFEAGPQNVSAERSLRRSALSVLRTAGPAEKIPRRTRRETGSWKQVGELPDAWQETRTHRLRPPVLPFTCKGPPASPPPCIKGSRCCTGSREQEAAPGLEQPEGFPLLSSVPGFSCSGKPSAGPRRVAGGGSAPSLGAAGEQANPSTQTKDIWIYKIMGSRCAVALGKCHSTSHWII from the exons ATGCAAACACAAGGTGGAGACGAGCAACAGAAGGGGAAACCAGCAAAGCATCGCTTGGCTACCTGCCACTCCCAGCTGGGCAAGACAGTGCACACACCTCGACCATTCAGAGTGATTCTGCAGAGCAAATTTATAACAATTGCCACACGTTTTAAATATGCTCTGCAGAATCCACTACACTCTGCTTCTGTCGGTCTGGAAGTGGAACACAGGCAGAGCATGAGCTACCCAGCGAGCAGAATCCTAATG GCGGTAAAACCCGGCATCTCCGATGGAGGGGCAGGTCTCGGGTGGCGGCAGACCCTCGGGATCGCGTTGCTCTTGGGGGGCACGCacgcacccccccaaaaaaaccctgatccGAGATCCTTTGAAGCCGGGCCCCAAAACGTGTCTGCAGAAAGGAGTCTCCGGAGGTCCGCCCTAAGCGTGCTCAGAACCGCAGGCCCCGCCGAGAAAATCCCCCGCCGGACACGCCGCGAGACCGGCTCCTGGAAGCAAGTTGGCGAGCTACCGGATGCATGGCAAGAAACCCGCACTCACCGACTGCGCCCTCCCGTCCTTCCCTTCACCTGCAAGGGGCCGCCAGCCTCTCCTCCGCCGTGCATCAAGGGGAGCCGCTGCTGCACCGGGTCCCGGGAGCAGGAGGCTGCGCCGGGCTTGGAGCAGCCGGAgggcttccctctcctctcctctgtgccCGGCTTCTCCTGCAGCGGGAAGCCCTCGGCGGGGCCCCGGAGGGTGGCCGGGGGCGGCAGCGCGCCCAGCCTGGGCGCCGCCGGCGAGCAG GCAAACCCATCAACACAAACAAAGGACATTTGGATTTACAAAATAATGGGATCAAGGTGTGCTGTGGCCCTTGGAAAATGTCACTCGACTTCCCATTGGATTATTTGA